One Chthonomonadales bacterium genomic window, CGGCCGCGCCCGCGCCGGGCGACATGAACTTGGCATGGCCGTCGCAGAAGGTCAGGTTCAGCATGAGGCTCTTGCGCAGCGAGTTGCCGCCCGTCCAGCCGCCGGCTTCCTTTGTCTTCAGCAGGCCCGAGTAGTCGTTGGTTCCGCCCACGCCCCAACCGGTGAAGCACCACACCGGGATGTCGGCGCAATCCGGCGGGTCGGCGGTGCCCAGGGTGGAGAGGGTGCCCGCGCCGTACCACCAGATGCCATCGATCTCCTCGGACGTATGCTTGCCGGAGAGCATCACGGTGTCGGCGGGTTGCGCGATGGCGCCGAGCGCGGTCGGTGTACGCGCCCACGGGGCAGCGCCGAAGTCACCGCCATAGGGGCTGAGGACCGTGTAGTTGTAGCCGTAGTGGATGAAGTACGGCCACCAGGGCATCACGGCGCGGTTGATCGTGCCCGCCATCGGGTCCGCGTAGATGTTGGCGGTCTTGATGTAGGGCAGGATGTCCCACGACCAGATGGTGACCGGGGTGCCGCCGAGCAGAACGGGCGCGGTCGAACTGCCCCACTGATGGTCGAGGGGATAGACCTCGTCGTAATCGCCGACGTACATAAGGATGCCGAGCGTCGTCTGCTTGAGGTTGCTCTGCGACGACGCGCCTCTGGCGGCCTGGCGGGCCTGCGCGAAAACCGGGAACAGGATTGCGGCTAGGATCGCGATGATCGCGATGACAACGAGGAGCTCGATCAGGGTGAACCCACGTTTTCGAATGGACATCTTTCCTTCCTTTACATGGAGCGGCACATGAAGAGCCCATGCTGTAGTACACAAGATGTCCCGAAGCGCTCAGCCCGAAGCGTTTCGTCGGCGCTCGCGCGCCGCCCACGATCCCTCCTTTCGCTCACCGACTCTTCGGGAGAGAGCCTCGGTCGGATGCGTCGTGTCCGCCGTTCGCATACGCCGGACGCCGGCAATGTCCGAAGGCGCCGCGCCGTAGCCGTGGGCAGGCCGCCTCAGGCCGGTTACAGAGCGTGCGCCCTTCGAGACACACCGATTGCGTCAGTCTATCGGGAAGCCCTGGGCACGTCAAGGTGCAGATTTGTCTACAATTTGCGCGCGCTTCGCGGAGTCAGGCCGGCGCCAGAGGTCGGGCCGTGGGTCCACGAGCCCGGGGAACACCGAGGCGACCTCGGCGCCGGGAGCGAGCTCGGCGAGCGCGGCGGCCAGCACGGAGCGGTAGTCGGTGGTTACGCGCAAGTCGCCCGGCGGCTCGAGGGCGCCCTCGGCCAGGCCCGGCCATCGCGCCAGCACGCGACCGCCCCGCACGCCGCCCCCGATCACGAGCATCGCGCTTGCGCGGCCGTGGTCGGTGCCGAGGGCGCTGTTCTCGGCGGCGCGCCGGCCGAACTCCGTCATCACGATGACCGTCGTTCGCTCAAGCAGCGAGCCGATGTCGCGAGTGAAGGCCGCGAGCGAGCCGGCCAGGTCGGCGAGGGCGGCCGCCATCCAGCCGCCGGCGCTGCCCTGCGCCACGTGCGTGTCCCAGCCGCCGCGATCGATGAACGCCGTCTCGAGGCCGACCTCGGCCCTGCGCAGCGTGGCCACCTGGCGCAGGGCGCGCCCCAGGTCGCTGTCCGGGTACGCCCCTGTCTCCGGGCCCGCGGCGGCCGCCGCCCGGCCCACCGTGTTGAGCACGGCGAGCGTCTCGCGGCCGGCCTCGCGCACCGCGTCGCTTCCCGTGCCGTAGAGGCTGGAGAGCGCGGAACGCACGAGCGCAGCGCTGCCGCCGGCCGGGTGCTCCAGGCGGTAGTCGGCGATGGAGCTCAGCGCGGTGGCCTGCGGCGCGCCCCGCAGCGAGTCGGGCATGACGCTCGTGAGCGCGACGGCTCGGAGCGGACTCGGGTGCACGGGCGGCGACGCGGCCAGGTAGCGGGCCATCCAGCCGCTGGCGGCGCCGGCGGGGTCCGCCGCGAGGCCGCGCTCCATCGTGCGCATCGCCTCGAAGTGCGACCGGCTCTGGTCGCCAGACCCGCACGCGTGAACGGCGGCCATCTGGCCCCGAGCGTAGAGCGGTCGCAGCAGGGCCAGCGCGGGGTGGAGGCCAAAGAAGCCGTCCAGATCGAGGGCTCGATCCGCCGCGCCCGCTCCGCGGTCGCCGGGCGCTGCCAGGCGCAGCGTGGGCCGCAGCGCGTGGTATCCATCGTCGCCATACGGCACGATCATGTTGAGGCCGTCTGCCCCGCCGCGCAGAAACACGACGATGAGCGCGCGGCCGGAGCGCGGCCCGGACGGCGGCGCGAACACGCTCTGCGCGAGGGCCGTGTCGGCGCGCGCCAGCCAGGCGGCCGCGGCGCCCGAGGCGACGCCCAGGATCTCGCGGCGTGAGACGCGGCCCCCTCTCAGCGGGACAGCGTTCCGGTCGGCGCGCTCGCGCTCCGTTCCGCCGCACGTAGTCCACGGGACCATGCCGCACCCTCCCTCGAAGTCAGCGCCATTGGAATGCCGGGCTGGCCAGGGCGAGCCCGGCCAGGTCGGCACGCGATGGACGCATTGCGCCGCCGGCTCGCGCGACATGGCGAAGCAGTACGTCGGCCGCGGGCACCCCGCCCTCTCCGTGCCCGGCAAGGATCGCGCGCGCCAGGGCGTCGTCGGTCTCGCGCGCCGCCGCCGGCACGCTCGTGCCCGGAATGCCGCCGCCGGCCAGGGCGAGCGCGAAGTTCCAGCGGGCGAGCATCGACCCGGACCACGGCGCCGACGCGTCCGGGTAGCCGTCCGGCATTGGCCATTCGTGCAGCGGTTGACCCATTCGGGCCAGGTGCTCGTGCAGCGCGGGGCCGCCGTCGGTGTCAGCGCCGGTGACGCGGAGGGCCGAGACGACGAGATCGAACGGCCGCTTCAGGATCGGCGGCCCGGAGAGGAGCTCGGGCGCCTGGAGCAGCAGGCTCACCATCTCCCGGATGTCGCCACCGGTCCGCTCGTAGATGGCGGCCACGCGGCCGGTCCATGCCTCGCCCGCCTCGCCGAGGAAGCAGCGGGCCAGCTTGCCGCCCACGTGCCGCGCGGTTGCCGGGTGCGCGGCCAGGATGCCCAGCACTCGCTCGCCGTCGCGCCGGCCGCCGCCGGGGGCGATGCGGTGGCCGAGCACGGTCTTCTCGCCATCGTCGTGAAGCTCGGCCTCGAAGCGGAATCGGCCGCGCGCGCGCAGGAAGCGCCGCTCCACGGTCCACCCGGTGAAGCAACGGGCCACCTCCAGCACGTCGCGCTGCGTATACCCGGCGTCGACGCCGAGCGTGTGCAGCTCCAGCAGCTCCCTGCCGTAGTTCTCGTTCGGGCGGCCGCGGCGGTTCACGTCGTTGTCCAGGTAGCCCAGCATCGCCGGGCTGTGCGCTGAGGCGCGCAGCATCGCCGGAAACGTGCCGAGGGCGTGCGGTCGGACGACGTCCAGGTCGTCGCGAGGCTTCAGCGCGGCGCCGAGGCGCTTCCGCGCGTAGATGTTGAAGTGGTTCGTCCAAAAGTCGACCAGGCGCTCCAAGAGCTGGTTCGGGCTGTAGACCGCCTGGAGGAGCGTGGCCCTCTGAAGGAGGGCGATCGCGGCGTTCTCGGGAAGCTCCCGCACCTCCATGCCCGGAACGTCCAGCGCGCGCGCCGGGCGCAGCCGCGCCGCCTGAGCAGCCGACGGCCGCGCGGAGGCGGCAAGTTGCATCTCGACCCAGCGCTCCGCCCCGAGCTCGGCCGCGAGCGCGAGGTCGCCCGGGCCCGGGCCGAACCCGGCTCGGGCGAGCAGGCGGGTCAGGCGGCCGAGGCGGCCGACGGCGATGCCCGGCGGCGGCTCAGCAGGCGGGAGAGGCAGTGCGCGGTCGACGACGCGGGCGCAGCCGCTCAGCATCCCGGCCGCGCCCGCGGCGGCGCTCGCGGCCAGCCACTCGCGTCGGCTCGCCCTCACGACGCCACCGTCTCGGCAGGCGACGCCGCCGGGGCCGGCACCGTCCGACGACCCAGGAGCGCGTGGGCGCCCGCCCCCAGACCGGCCAGGCCGACGGTGGGCGCCACCAGGAACCAGCCGGCCGCCGGCACCAGGCAGGCCACGGAGAGAAGCCCGCCCGCGCGCAGGAGCAGACCGAACCGGGCGATGCCGCGCTCGTTGGCGCCGATGCGCTCGGCGAGCAGGGACACGAGCCCGGCGACGCCAACGAGCGTGAGCGCCAGAAGGGCCAGCGAGGCGCTCATCCCGATCAGGCGCACCAGCCCATTGGGGCTCTGTGCAAGGGCGAGCGCTAGCAGGCCGGCCACGACGCCCGTGGCCACTCCCCAGCCCAATGCCTTCCACGGAGCAGCGGCCAGGTAGGCCCTCGAGCGCTCGACCGGCTCCGCGAACAGCACCGCGGCCCCGACGAGAAGCGCAGTGATCGACACGCACAGTCCGACGATGACCGCAACCACCGCCAGAACGTCCCCGCTGATCAGCATGGCAGTCCCTCCTTCGTCGCGCCGCGCCGGCGACGCGCGATGTACTCACTACTCGCCCGCCGGTGCCCGGGTTTCGGCGGCTGGTCACGCCGTGCGCGCCCGACGGGCAGGAACCGCCCGGCGAGTCGTGTAACTGTCGGGCAAGCCGGCCGTGCGCGACCGCAGCCGGCACGCACCCGCGAGGAGAGGATCCATGACGACCTACCCGCTCTCGGAGGAGCAGGTTCGCTTCTACCAGGAGAACGGCTATATCCAGTTGTTCGACGTGCTTCCGCCCGACGAGCTGGCGCGCACGCGCAGCGCCCTCGATGACGCCAACCGCCTCACGCTGGACGCCCGGCACCACACGAGCGCGGCCAACCCGGAGTACGAGCGGGTCTTCGTCCAGAAAGTCAACTTGTGGCGCGTACACGAGGGGATGCGGCGGTACGTCCTGAACGCTCGCGTAGCCGAGATCGCTCGGCGCCTGGCCGGGGCGGAGCGGATTCGGCTCTGGCATGACCACGCGCTCGTCAAGATGCCCGGCGACAGCCGTGAGTCGCCCTGGCACCAGGACCTGCCGTACTGGCCGATGAACGAGAGCGGCGCGCTATCCTGCTGGATGGCGCTGGACGATGTGGATGAGCGCAACGGTTGTATGCAGTTCGTGCCGCGCTCGCAGTCGTGGGGGCAACTGGAGCCGATCCGCCTGGTGAACGCGCAGGATCTGTTTGGCCTGGTGACCGAGCCGGAGACCAAGGACTTCACGCCCGTCGTAATGCGGATGCCGGCGGGGAGCTGCACGTTCCACCACGGCCTGACGTTCCACTATGCCAGCGCGAACTCCACCGACCGGCCCCGTCGCGCCATCATCACCATCTACATGCCCGACGGGACGACCTACAGCGGCAAGCCGCACGTGGTGACTGACGGGCTCGGTCTTGTTCCCGGCCAGGCGTTCGAGGGGCCGATGTTCCCGGTGCTGGCCGGCGAGACGGTGCCCGCGTAACGAGTGTCAGATGAGGGAACGCATGAGCTTTCTGGGCCGTGTTGGGGCGGCGGTTGGCATTGGCGCGGCCCGGGTCAGCGTGGTCGCTGCCGGGCAGAGCCAGTATCGCGGCAGCACGGTGCGCGGTAACTGCACGCTGGAGGGTGGAACCGTTGAGCAAGAGATACGGGCGCTCACGGTCGACCTGGTGGAGTTCTGGGTCACCGGGAGCGGCAAGAACCGTACGCACCACCAGCGCAGCCACGGCCGCCAGACGCTCGCCGAGGGGTTGACGGTGGCGCCCGGCTTCCGCCAGGAGTTTGGCATCGAGCAGGGTCTTCCCGCCGACGCGCGCTGCTCTCGGCGGAGCGACGGGTGGCTGCTGCGCGCGGAGGCCCATGTCCCGTGGGCGGTCGATGCGCGCGCCGACTACCCGCTGCGGGTGGTGCCGCACGCCGAGGTCCTGGCGGTGCAGCGCGCCGCGCGCGACGCACTGGGCCTCGTGCCGGCGGCCTGGGACGGTTCGGGCGCGCGCGTGCGCTACGACTTCGCCAGCCCGCCCTGGCTCAAGGACCGGCTCGACGGCGTCTCGTTCCGCCTGGAGGTGATCGGTGACGTGGTGGTGGGCGACATGGTGCTCAACCGCCAGG contains:
- a CDS encoding prepilin-type N-terminal cleavage/methylation domain-containing protein, whose amino-acid sequence is MSIRKRGFTLIELLVVIAIIAILAAILFPVFAQARQAARGASSQSNLKQTTLGILMYVGDYDEVYPLDHQWGSSTAPVLLGGTPVTIWSWDILPYIKTANIYADPMAGTINRAVMPWWPYFIHYGYNYTVLSPYGGDFGAAPWARTPTALGAIAQPADTVMLSGKHTSEEIDGIWWYGAGTLSTLGTADPPDCADIPVWCFTGWGVGGTNDYSGLLKTKEAGGWTGGNSLRKSLMLNLTFCDGHAKFMSPGAGAAGTNWSWETDSDTTTITDRSRYMWDQL
- a CDS encoding DUF1501 domain-containing protein; amino-acid sequence: MVPWTTCGGTERERADRNAVPLRGGRVSRREILGVASGAAAAWLARADTALAQSVFAPPSGPRSGRALIVVFLRGGADGLNMIVPYGDDGYHALRPTLRLAAPGDRGAGAADRALDLDGFFGLHPALALLRPLYARGQMAAVHACGSGDQSRSHFEAMRTMERGLAADPAGAASGWMARYLAASPPVHPSPLRAVALTSVMPDSLRGAPQATALSSIADYRLEHPAGGSAALVRSALSSLYGTGSDAVREAGRETLAVLNTVGRAAAAAGPETGAYPDSDLGRALRQVATLRRAEVGLETAFIDRGGWDTHVAQGSAGGWMAAALADLAGSLAAFTRDIGSLLERTTVIVMTEFGRRAAENSALGTDHGRASAMLVIGGGVRGGRVLARWPGLAEGALEPPGDLRVTTDYRSVLAAALAELAPGAEVASVFPGLVDPRPDLWRRPDSAKRAQIVDKSAP
- a CDS encoding DUF1800 domain-containing protein; protein product: MRASRREWLAASAAAGAAGMLSGCARVVDRALPLPPAEPPPGIAVGRLGRLTRLLARAGFGPGPGDLALAAELGAERWVEMQLAASARPSAAQAARLRPARALDVPGMEVRELPENAAIALLQRATLLQAVYSPNQLLERLVDFWTNHFNIYARKRLGAALKPRDDLDVVRPHALGTFPAMLRASAHSPAMLGYLDNDVNRRGRPNENYGRELLELHTLGVDAGYTQRDVLEVARCFTGWTVERRFLRARGRFRFEAELHDDGEKTVLGHRIAPGGGRRDGERVLGILAAHPATARHVGGKLARCFLGEAGEAWTGRVAAIYERTGGDIREMVSLLLQAPELLSGPPILKRPFDLVVSALRVTGADTDGGPALHEHLARMGQPLHEWPMPDGYPDASAPWSGSMLARWNFALALAGGGIPGTSVPAAARETDDALARAILAGHGEGGVPAADVLLRHVARAGGAMRPSRADLAGLALASPAFQWR
- a CDS encoding phytanoyl-CoA dioxygenase family protein, yielding MTTYPLSEEQVRFYQENGYIQLFDVLPPDELARTRSALDDANRLTLDARHHTSAANPEYERVFVQKVNLWRVHEGMRRYVLNARVAEIARRLAGAERIRLWHDHALVKMPGDSRESPWHQDLPYWPMNESGALSCWMALDDVDERNGCMQFVPRSQSWGQLEPIRLVNAQDLFGLVTEPETKDFTPVVMRMPAGSCTFHHGLTFHYASANSTDRPRRAIITIYMPDGTTYSGKPHVVTDGLGLVPGQAFEGPMFPVLAGETVPA
- a CDS encoding sporulation protein codes for the protein MRERMSFLGRVGAAVGIGAARVSVVAAGQSQYRGSTVRGNCTLEGGTVEQEIRALTVDLVEFWVTGSGKNRTHHQRSHGRQTLAEGLTVAPGFRQEFGIEQGLPADARCSRRSDGWLLRAEAHVPWAVDARADYPLRVVPHAEVLAVQRAARDALGLVPAAWDGSGARVRYDFASPPWLKDRLDGVSFRLEVIGDVVVGDMVLNRQEHGFGDVLRSAIGADRESIPLQIPRAELRHGSGSPKPAGAYPYLKQLFEELGVVVPGDVAAG